The following are from one region of the Simiduia agarivorans SA1 = DSM 21679 genome:
- a CDS encoding PEP-CTERM sorting domain-containing protein (PEP-CTERM proteins occur, often in large numbers, in the proteomes of bacteria that also encode an exosortase, a predicted intramembrane cysteine proteinase. The presence of a PEP-CTERM domain at a protein's C-terminus predicts cleavage within the sorting domain, followed by covalent anchoring to some some component of the (usually Gram-negative) cell surface. Many PEP-CTERM proteins exhibit an unusual sequence composition that includes large numbers of potential glycosylation sites. Expression of one such protein has been shown restore the ability of a bacterium to form floc, a type of biofilm.): MNRRGLNAALLLAMGLVVLPVWGEPITLAEQPPQTVTEAPEYPWLALAETPQPEIPAAPLFLPANTYPAPFITHSDNVYVPEPGALSLFVLGLVLVLLARIWRARQRAGRKNKQDV; the protein is encoded by the coding sequence ATGAACAGACGAGGTCTGAACGCTGCATTGCTGCTGGCAATGGGCTTGGTCGTGCTGCCGGTGTGGGGCGAACCCATCACGCTCGCGGAGCAACCGCCGCAAACGGTGACCGAAGCGCCTGAATACCCCTGGCTGGCGTTGGCGGAAACCCCGCAACCCGAGATTCCGGCGGCCCCACTGTTCTTGCCAGCCAACACCTATCCTGCGCCCTTCATCACCCATAGCGACAATGTCTACGTACCAGAGCCCGGGGCACTCAGCCTGTTTGTGCTGGGCCTGGTGCTGGTTTTGCTGGCACGTATCTGGCGCGCCCGGCAACGCGCGGGCAGGAAAAACAAGCAAGACGTGTGA
- a CDS encoding oxidative damage protection protein, with the protein MSRTVFCRKYQQELEGLAVPPFPGAKGQDLFEHVSKKAWSEWLAHQTMLINEKHLNLMDLTARAYLQEQMDKFLSGQDFDQAEGYVPPSDSSPGA; encoded by the coding sequence ATGAGCCGAACCGTTTTTTGCCGCAAATACCAACAGGAACTCGAAGGCCTGGCCGTGCCGCCGTTTCCCGGTGCCAAAGGTCAGGACCTGTTTGAGCATGTGAGCAAGAAAGCCTGGTCGGAATGGCTGGCGCACCAGACCATGCTGATCAACGAAAAGCACCTGAACCTGATGGATCTCACCGCACGCGCCTATTTGCAGGAGCAGATGGATAAATTCCTGTCGGGCCAGGACTTCGACCAAGCCGAAGGCTATGTGCCGCCGAGCGACTCGTCACCCGGCGCATAA
- a CDS encoding amino acid ABC transporter substrate-binding protein → MLLCFWAGSLQGATPEWHFVAMEVPVYMEAEGKGPLYEVHLEVVSFLERRFNATIKTHVVPPVRADQMYRAGQVRAFVPDFCDVSPPVTSVKSIPFAQIKRYIFTPPDRPAITALSGLNGLKLGLVRGYHYALPQSLTAQKVMAVNQRNALRMLNGQRVDAIIASPAEIAEIAQSDGLAMPTFAVDHPLIDKALCYSFADDRMGRLLAVAASEKLLELRANGFLKRKLGSAHIEWPAVVESPSHSAEVNSP, encoded by the coding sequence ATGCTCCTGTGTTTCTGGGCTGGCAGCTTGCAGGGCGCCACGCCCGAATGGCATTTTGTTGCGATGGAAGTGCCGGTTTACATGGAGGCGGAAGGCAAAGGCCCCTTGTATGAGGTCCACCTGGAAGTTGTCAGTTTTTTGGAGCGCCGTTTCAATGCGACAATTAAAACCCATGTGGTGCCGCCGGTGCGCGCAGATCAGATGTACCGTGCCGGTCAGGTCCGCGCGTTTGTGCCCGACTTTTGTGATGTGAGCCCCCCGGTTACATCTGTCAAAAGCATTCCGTTTGCGCAGATCAAGCGCTACATTTTTACCCCGCCCGACCGCCCGGCCATCACCGCGCTGTCCGGGCTTAACGGCCTGAAGCTCGGCCTTGTGCGGGGCTATCACTACGCGTTACCCCAGTCGCTTACTGCTCAGAAAGTCATGGCCGTCAATCAGCGCAATGCGCTGCGTATGCTGAATGGACAAAGAGTTGATGCGATTATTGCCAGCCCAGCGGAAATTGCAGAAATAGCACAGTCAGACGGGCTGGCCATGCCCACCTTTGCGGTGGATCACCCACTGATCGACAAAGCCCTTTGTTACAGTTTTGCCGATGACAGGATGGGCCGGCTGCTGGCCGTGGCAGCAAGTGAAAAGTTGCTTGAACTGCGAGCCAACGGCTTTTTGAAACGCAAGCTCGGCAGCGCCCACATTGAATGGCCAGCAGTGGTAGAATCCCCGTCCCACTCAGCCGAAGTCAATTCACCATGA
- the mutY gene encoding A/G-specific adenine glycosylase: MTQVLNAAAVLRWYDQYGRKDLPWQKNITAYRVWVSEIMLQQTQVSTVIPYFTRFMQRFPTVKQLADAPIDDVLHLWTGLGYYARARNLHKAAKQVASDYKGRFPKTVEQLSALPGIGRSTAGAIAAIAYGQHAAILDGNVKRVLARYHGVEGWPGQTQVANTLWQHAEAATPTERTGHYTQAMMDLGATLCTRTKPACERCPVQMGCVASGAGRIADFPGKKPKKVLPEKSVQLLMIRNPAGELLLEQRPASGIWGGLWSLPELATGESALHWTERQLGPVEQHHTIAGWRHTFSHYHLDIEPVVLQLASTPSVINEKAQRWVAPAKPGTLGLAAPVKKLIDLMANGDPLF, translated from the coding sequence ATGACCCAAGTGCTGAACGCTGCGGCCGTACTGCGCTGGTATGACCAGTACGGCCGCAAGGATTTACCCTGGCAGAAAAATATCACCGCCTATCGCGTGTGGGTTTCGGAAATCATGTTGCAGCAAACTCAGGTGAGCACGGTAATTCCTTACTTCACCCGGTTTATGCAACGCTTCCCCACTGTAAAACAATTGGCCGACGCACCCATTGATGACGTGCTGCATCTGTGGACCGGCCTTGGCTACTACGCCCGCGCGCGCAATTTGCACAAAGCGGCAAAGCAGGTGGCATCCGACTACAAGGGGCGGTTTCCGAAAACCGTAGAACAGCTGTCGGCGCTGCCGGGCATCGGCCGCTCAACCGCCGGCGCCATCGCTGCAATCGCCTACGGCCAGCACGCGGCCATTCTGGATGGCAATGTTAAACGGGTGCTGGCGCGTTATCACGGCGTAGAAGGCTGGCCCGGGCAAACTCAGGTGGCCAATACGCTTTGGCAACACGCCGAGGCCGCCACACCAACTGAGCGCACCGGCCATTACACCCAGGCCATGATGGATCTCGGCGCCACCCTGTGCACGCGCACCAAACCGGCGTGCGAACGCTGCCCGGTACAAATGGGTTGCGTGGCATCCGGTGCCGGCCGCATCGCCGACTTTCCGGGTAAAAAGCCGAAAAAAGTATTACCTGAAAAAAGCGTGCAGCTGCTCATGATCCGCAACCCCGCCGGTGAACTGCTGCTGGAACAACGGCCGGCCTCCGGTATCTGGGGCGGACTCTGGAGCCTGCCGGAACTGGCCACAGGGGAATCTGCGCTACACTGGACTGAAAGGCAGCTGGGACCGGTTGAACAGCACCACACAATCGCCGGCTGGCGCCATACCTTCAGCCATTACCATTTGGACATTGAACCGGTGGTGTTGCAATTAGCATCCACCCCGTCGGTAATTAATGAAAAAGCCCAACGCTGGGTCGCACCCGCCAAACCCGGCACGCTGGGCCTGGCGGCGCCGGTAAAAAAACTCATCGACTTAATGGCCAACGGAGATCCACTATTCTGA
- a CDS encoding AsmA family protein, with protein MARALKILFILILLLVLAAIALVLTFDPNKYKPQIIELAARNNVVLKMDGDLGWQLWPRIAIKAEQVAVSAPEAPDTPIAAIDRFAVAVQLIPLFSQEVKIDGITLTGAKIDLKVNKHGVGNWQSLGKVAAAEHAPVLVPAIARAHQLGNVRAVNARQPFNAAQQLQLARLTLQDSQLSFAKADGIHLSLTDLGAEITDLKLDGSAIPVSLNTAFTLVRPEASTLKGETRANLTLRLPEALDQVIIEGLKAPVTLTHAGTSARADLSADAILLLGGEGVRYSGDLTLAPTNLQKLMIALGSPLPPMADARALHEVSLASPFKGDSTQLMLEPLTILVDSSTIKGKAGITDFETTALLVDIQGDAINLDHYLPPPEADTAGAAGAGGKKAIRQSKPAASDALPLEALRALNLDLLAGFDKMTVKGLPFQQVKTKVIAKAGLIQLKSFDARLHEGPLNANGVFDARKDEATLSFNATGNKMPLEKLLQDFEVAPLVSGSGAVTVKGQSRGATSTALAEALTADIGLQSQQMLLHSMNLEKSLCELAMLAQRKEMPAIEWADFTKLQTLTSQIQLANQKLTVKSMNGGVESMAMGGLGVVDLAKGGLDFKFDLTIDEAANALLNCPIANKKLLNKKLPIRCKDSFAKLNARSCAPDMAAIEDMYRDEVKSKVNKELDKQLDKHLEKNPEAKELLKNLFGGKKKE; from the coding sequence ATGGCACGCGCCCTGAAAATCCTATTTATTCTGATTCTGTTGTTGGTGCTGGCTGCAATCGCGCTGGTCCTGACATTCGACCCCAACAAATATAAGCCCCAGATCATCGAGCTCGCCGCCAGGAACAATGTGGTCCTGAAAATGGATGGCGACCTGGGCTGGCAGCTCTGGCCCCGCATTGCCATCAAAGCAGAGCAGGTGGCGGTAAGCGCACCCGAAGCGCCAGACACCCCCATTGCCGCCATCGACCGCTTTGCGGTTGCGGTCCAGTTGATACCCCTGTTCAGCCAGGAAGTAAAAATCGACGGCATCACCCTGACTGGCGCCAAAATAGATCTGAAGGTGAACAAGCACGGCGTGGGCAATTGGCAGTCTCTCGGCAAAGTGGCCGCGGCGGAACACGCACCCGTACTGGTACCCGCCATAGCACGGGCGCACCAGCTGGGCAACGTGCGAGCGGTCAATGCCCGACAGCCTTTCAATGCGGCGCAACAGTTGCAATTGGCCCGGCTCACACTGCAGGACAGCCAGTTGAGCTTTGCCAAAGCCGACGGCATCCACCTGAGCCTGACCGATCTGGGCGCAGAAATCACCGACCTGAAGCTGGATGGCTCGGCCATTCCCGTCAGCCTTAACACCGCCTTTACGCTGGTGCGGCCCGAAGCTTCAACGCTCAAAGGCGAGACCCGCGCCAACCTCACGTTGCGCCTGCCGGAAGCGCTGGATCAGGTGATTATTGAAGGCCTTAAAGCCCCTGTGACCCTGACCCACGCCGGCACCAGTGCCCGAGCCGACCTGAGTGCCGATGCTATTTTGTTGCTGGGCGGCGAGGGCGTGCGCTACTCGGGTGATCTGACACTAGCGCCCACCAACCTGCAAAAACTGATGATTGCACTCGGCAGCCCGCTGCCGCCAATGGCAGACGCACGCGCGCTGCACGAAGTGTCGTTAGCCTCGCCGTTTAAAGGCGACAGCACACAACTGATGCTGGAGCCCCTGACCATTCTGGTGGACAGCAGCACCATCAAAGGCAAAGCGGGCATTACCGATTTTGAAACCACCGCGTTGTTGGTGGACATCCAGGGCGATGCCATCAATCTGGATCACTACCTGCCGCCACCTGAAGCAGATACAGCTGGCGCCGCCGGTGCCGGCGGCAAAAAAGCCATCCGCCAGAGTAAGCCGGCCGCTAGCGATGCCTTGCCACTGGAGGCATTGCGCGCACTCAACCTGGATCTGCTGGCCGGCTTTGACAAAATGACCGTTAAAGGCCTGCCGTTCCAGCAAGTCAAAACCAAAGTCATCGCCAAAGCCGGTTTGATCCAGCTGAAGAGTTTTGATGCCCGCCTGCACGAAGGCCCGCTCAATGCCAATGGGGTATTCGATGCGCGCAAAGATGAAGCGACACTCAGCTTTAATGCCACGGGCAATAAAATGCCGCTGGAAAAACTGCTGCAGGATTTCGAAGTTGCACCCCTGGTGTCGGGTAGTGGCGCCGTTACGGTAAAGGGTCAATCCCGCGGCGCTACATCCACCGCGCTGGCAGAAGCCCTCACGGCCGATATCGGCCTGCAAAGCCAACAGATGTTGCTGCACAGCATGAATCTGGAAAAGAGTTTGTGCGAACTGGCTATGCTGGCGCAGCGCAAGGAAATGCCCGCCATTGAGTGGGCGGACTTCACCAAACTGCAAACGCTCACCAGCCAGATCCAACTGGCCAATCAGAAGCTCACGGTTAAATCCATGAACGGTGGCGTGGAATCCATGGCCATGGGCGGTTTGGGCGTGGTGGATCTCGCCAAAGGCGGACTCGATTTCAAATTTGACCTCACTATCGATGAAGCGGCCAATGCGTTATTGAATTGCCCTATCGCCAATAAAAAGCTGCTCAATAAAAAACTCCCCATCCGCTGCAAAGACAGTTTCGCCAAACTCAATGCGCGCTCTTGCGCACCGGATATGGCGGCAATTGAAGACATGTACCGCGATGAGGTGAAGTCCAAGGTCAATAAAGAGTTAGACAAGCAACTGGATAAACACCTGGAAAAAAATCCGGAAGCCAAAGAGTTGTTGAAAAACCTGTTCGGTGGCAAAAAGAAAGAATGA
- the gcvT gene encoding glycine cleavage system aminomethyltransferase GcvT — protein sequence MGNKTPLYESHKAMGGRVVDFGGWDMPVNYGSQVEEHHKVRTDAGMFDVSHMTIVDVTGPEAKAYLQKLLANDVAKIESAIGKAMYTGMLNEQGGVIDDLIVYYLGDWYRTVVNCATREKDLSWMGKVAADFDVTLTERPALAMVAVQGPNAIAKAQQVLPAHADTIAALKVFQGAEAGDWFIARTGYTGEDGLEIMVPETEVVAFWQALADAGVQPCGLGARDTLRLEAGMNLYGSDMDETISPLEANMAWTIAWEPAGRDFIGRKALEAQKAAGVARKLVGLVLEEKGVLRGHQKVIVEGTDQTGEVTSGTFSPTLGYSIALARVPASIGDSCLVEMRNKQVPVKVVKPSFVRNGKKLI from the coding sequence ATGGGAAACAAGACCCCTTTATATGAAAGCCACAAGGCCATGGGCGGCCGGGTGGTGGATTTCGGCGGCTGGGACATGCCAGTGAACTACGGCTCGCAGGTGGAAGAGCACCATAAGGTGCGCACCGATGCCGGCATGTTTGACGTTTCCCACATGACCATTGTGGATGTGACCGGCCCCGAGGCCAAAGCCTACCTGCAGAAGCTGCTGGCCAACGACGTGGCCAAGATTGAATCGGCCATCGGCAAAGCCATGTACACCGGCATGCTGAACGAGCAGGGCGGCGTGATCGACGACCTTATTGTGTACTACCTGGGCGACTGGTATCGCACAGTAGTGAACTGCGCCACCCGCGAAAAAGACCTGTCATGGATGGGCAAGGTAGCGGCCGATTTCGACGTGACCCTGACCGAGCGCCCGGCGCTGGCTATGGTGGCAGTGCAAGGCCCCAATGCCATTGCCAAGGCCCAGCAAGTGCTGCCCGCTCACGCCGATACCATTGCCGCACTCAAGGTGTTCCAGGGCGCGGAAGCCGGCGACTGGTTCATTGCCCGCACCGGCTACACCGGCGAGGATGGCCTGGAAATCATGGTACCCGAGACGGAAGTGGTCGCCTTCTGGCAGGCACTGGCCGACGCCGGCGTGCAGCCCTGTGGCCTGGGCGCGCGCGATACACTGCGCCTGGAAGCCGGCATGAACCTGTACGGCTCCGACATGGATGAGACCATCTCGCCGCTGGAAGCCAACATGGCCTGGACCATTGCCTGGGAACCGGCCGGGCGCGATTTCATCGGCCGCAAAGCGCTGGAAGCCCAGAAAGCGGCGGGCGTTGCGCGCAAGCTGGTGGGGCTGGTGCTGGAAGAAAAAGGCGTGCTGCGCGGTCACCAGAAGGTGATTGTGGAAGGCACTGACCAGACCGGTGAAGTCACCAGTGGCACCTTCTCGCCCACCCTCGGCTATTCTATTGCTCTGGCCCGCGTACCGGCCTCCATCGGCGATTCCTGTCTGGTGGAAATGCGTAACAAACAGGTGCCTGTGAAGGTGGTAAAGCCCAGTTTTGTTCGCAACGGCAAAAAATTAATTTAG
- the gcvH gene encoding glycine cleavage system protein GcvH: protein MSEIRKELKYLSSHEWARIEEDGTVTIGISDHAQEALGDVVYVETPEVGSTVNAGEEAGVVESVKAASDIYSPISGEVIAVNEALEDAPETVNSSPYDDGWFFKVKPNDLSELDDALDAAGYQAACEDE from the coding sequence ATGAGCGAAATTCGCAAAGAACTCAAATACCTGTCCAGCCACGAGTGGGCGCGTATTGAAGAAGATGGCACCGTTACCATCGGCATTTCAGATCACGCACAGGAAGCGCTGGGCGACGTGGTCTATGTAGAAACGCCGGAAGTCGGCTCCACTGTGAATGCCGGTGAAGAAGCCGGTGTGGTGGAATCGGTAAAGGCCGCCTCTGACATCTACTCGCCCATTTCCGGTGAAGTGATTGCCGTCAACGAAGCACTCGAAGACGCGCCAGAAACCGTTAACAGTTCACCCTACGACGACGGTTGGTTCTTCAAAGTGAAGCCCAACGATTTGTCGGAACTGGATGACGCCCTCGACGCGGCTGGCTACCAGGCAGCTTGCGAAGACGAGTAA
- a CDS encoding methylamine utilization protein: MKSQIRSWIAPCLSLVLAVLLPWGQLLAATPVVILDAAGLPLPDAVLVVPGQSGPAPAGPFIVDQVDLTFVPHVLVIPVGAEVVFPNSDRTRHHVYSFSAPNQFELKLYRAKDAPPVKFDEPGIVELGCNIHDEMKGYLFVTRENVFGVSDAQGKVVFNDLAAGASEVIVWHPAMGTAAPQHYALAPEIRTDIRPVRPDPAPKSDLRDRLRRFKTQATEPAGD, from the coding sequence ATGAAAAGCCAGATCCGCTCGTGGATTGCCCCTTGTCTCAGCCTTGTGCTCGCAGTACTACTCCCTTGGGGACAACTGCTGGCGGCCACGCCCGTTGTGATTCTCGATGCTGCAGGTTTACCGTTACCGGATGCGGTGCTGGTGGTCCCGGGCCAATCCGGTCCGGCGCCGGCGGGGCCGTTTATTGTGGATCAGGTTGATCTGACGTTCGTCCCCCATGTGCTGGTAATTCCCGTAGGGGCTGAAGTGGTATTCCCGAACAGCGATCGTACCCGGCACCACGTCTATTCCTTTTCGGCGCCCAATCAATTCGAATTAAAACTTTACAGGGCTAAAGATGCCCCGCCGGTCAAATTTGATGAGCCCGGAATCGTAGAGTTGGGCTGCAATATTCATGACGAGATGAAAGGGTATCTCTTCGTCACCCGCGAAAACGTCTTTGGTGTCAGCGATGCGCAAGGCAAAGTGGTATTCAACGACCTCGCGGCTGGCGCAAGCGAGGTTATCGTATGGCACCCGGCAATGGGCACGGCTGCACCACAACATTACGCACTGGCGCCGGAAATACGTACTGATATAAGGCCGGTGAGGCCTGATCCTGCACCAAAGAGCGATCTGCGTGACAGGCTCAGGCGGTTTAAAACCCAAGCCACGGAGCCTGCTGGTGACTAG
- a CDS encoding putative bifunctional diguanylate cyclase/phosphodiesterase yields MTSLRSQLVLAFSGLLVAALVSITWVVINTTRAAADNFAERELAIAEKVFIEQLLNNQRQLTGRARLLAEDFGFRKAIATGEQETLISVLANHGDRVGATLVMLAEPDGKIVLASHNLDASDRRLRDVMASGSNATSQILVAEGNAFQLALVPVMAPNLIAWVGLGFAIDQAALDALKAITKAEVALEIGGRLSLSTTAQIHRKTSIAELQASADWLVRQVKLDTSDPADLNAYLLASPAELSAPFAQLQQQMQLIAVFALVITIAAAVMLAKSIAQPIGFLVSAADRIASGDYDKPVEQFRSEELGRLAKALNALQSAVKHREAHILHQATHDEESGLLNSYGLREALAELFKDDKVFSFSLVSLENYSRISDLYGYSFVRKHLPVLAEQLVQRLDADSLVARVARDQLAVVAKQPIESLNSALADAMAAPWPAGQVQIQWDIKQGLMACPEAAADSEQLLRRANVALKQARLRNIPAFTYQSGLDEQYLRKLNITQRLQRVTETGGLELHYQPQSCLSTRKIVGVEALLRWNDPELGPVFPDEFIPLAEETGTISSLTQWVLNQALNDIKALALDYRLAMVSINLSANDLLDATMIQKLLAAQLSIAGSATQLEFEITETALVQDADTAVHHLHQMESAGIGLAMDDFGTGYSSLSQLKRLPVSKLKIDKSFVLSLVDDADDQSIVKATIAMAKALSLKVIAEGVENQVSAQLLQQWGCDVMQGYYLAKPMPLNRLIQWLKEYNESHFPQETVGN; encoded by the coding sequence GTGACTAGCCTTCGCAGCCAACTGGTGTTGGCGTTTTCCGGTTTGCTGGTGGCGGCGTTGGTCTCTATTACCTGGGTGGTAATCAATACCACGCGTGCAGCGGCGGATAACTTTGCCGAACGGGAATTAGCAATTGCCGAGAAAGTCTTTATCGAGCAATTGTTAAATAACCAGCGCCAGCTCACTGGTCGCGCCCGCTTGCTCGCAGAGGATTTCGGGTTTAGGAAAGCCATTGCAACCGGTGAGCAGGAAACATTGATCAGCGTGCTGGCCAATCACGGTGATCGTGTAGGGGCAACACTGGTGATGTTGGCCGAGCCCGATGGAAAGATTGTGCTGGCTAGCCATAATCTGGATGCATCTGATAGACGATTGCGCGACGTGATGGCCAGTGGCAGCAACGCAACAAGCCAGATACTGGTGGCGGAAGGCAATGCATTTCAATTGGCATTGGTGCCTGTCATGGCGCCCAACCTGATCGCCTGGGTGGGATTGGGGTTTGCCATTGATCAGGCGGCGCTGGATGCACTGAAAGCAATCACAAAAGCCGAGGTTGCGCTTGAAATAGGCGGACGTTTGTCATTGTCTACCACGGCGCAGATACATCGCAAAACCTCCATTGCCGAACTACAGGCGTCTGCTGATTGGTTGGTGCGCCAGGTCAAACTGGATACATCTGATCCTGCGGACCTCAATGCCTATTTGTTGGCTTCACCGGCTGAATTGTCCGCGCCTTTTGCCCAGCTCCAACAACAAATGCAGCTAATTGCTGTGTTCGCTTTGGTGATTACTATTGCTGCGGCTGTCATGCTGGCGAAATCCATCGCCCAGCCCATAGGCTTTCTGGTAAGTGCCGCAGACCGTATCGCCAGCGGTGACTATGACAAACCCGTTGAACAATTCCGTAGTGAAGAATTGGGCCGACTGGCGAAAGCGCTCAATGCACTTCAATCTGCTGTCAAACACCGTGAGGCGCACATTCTTCATCAAGCGACACACGATGAAGAATCGGGTTTGCTCAATAGCTATGGATTGCGCGAGGCACTGGCAGAGCTGTTTAAGGACGACAAAGTGTTTTCATTTAGCCTGGTCTCATTGGAGAACTATAGCCGCATCAGTGACCTTTATGGCTATAGCTTTGTGCGTAAGCACCTGCCGGTTCTGGCTGAACAGCTGGTGCAGCGGCTGGATGCTGATAGTCTGGTTGCGAGGGTGGCTCGGGATCAATTGGCAGTGGTCGCTAAACAACCGATAGAATCACTGAATTCAGCCCTGGCTGACGCCATGGCAGCGCCATGGCCGGCAGGCCAGGTGCAAATACAGTGGGATATCAAACAGGGATTAATGGCTTGTCCCGAAGCCGCCGCTGATAGCGAGCAATTGTTACGTCGGGCCAATGTGGCACTCAAACAAGCACGATTGCGGAATATCCCCGCGTTTACTTATCAATCGGGTTTGGACGAACAGTACCTGAGAAAACTCAATATTACGCAACGTCTGCAACGGGTGACGGAAACCGGTGGGCTTGAATTGCACTATCAGCCCCAAAGTTGCTTATCGACCAGAAAAATTGTGGGTGTCGAAGCGCTCTTGCGTTGGAATGACCCGGAATTGGGACCGGTATTTCCGGATGAGTTTATTCCGCTTGCTGAGGAGACTGGCACGATCAGTTCACTGACCCAATGGGTGTTGAATCAGGCACTGAATGACATAAAAGCGTTGGCATTGGATTATCGGTTGGCGATGGTTTCGATCAATCTATCCGCTAATGATCTGCTGGATGCAACTATGATTCAAAAGCTGTTGGCTGCGCAATTATCGATAGCTGGTAGCGCAACCCAGCTGGAATTTGAAATTACGGAAACCGCTTTAGTGCAGGATGCTGATACTGCGGTGCATCACCTGCATCAGATGGAGTCTGCAGGTATCGGGCTTGCAATGGACGACTTTGGTACAGGCTATTCATCATTGTCGCAATTGAAGCGGCTTCCGGTGAGCAAACTCAAAATAGACAAATCCTTTGTGCTCAGTCTGGTGGATGATGCGGATGACCAAAGTATTGTAAAGGCCACCATTGCGATGGCTAAAGCGCTGTCTTTGAAAGTGATTGCAGAAGGCGTAGAAAACCAAGTCTCTGCCCAACTTCTACAGCAATGGGGCTGTGATGTGATGCAGGGCTACTACCTTGCGAAACCTATGCCCCTGAACAGACTAATTCAATGGCTGAAAGAATATAATGAATCACATTTTCCTCAAGAAACGGTGGGTAACTAG
- a CDS encoding DUF3034 family protein produces MLAAAQSKILATPGAMQLEGSAGGGIVPWAVIGSYGHEDEWGASAALTKVQVNDLSITSAGFLLGVDNRWEFSVASQQLRLGADANAELAAATAGAWTKLTVQQDIFGVKARLAGDLIYGQMPLIAVGLQHKVNRDAELATQVLGAHTSRDNDYYVSATKLYLDALAGGNLLVNATARYTAANQAGLLGFGANGKLSPRWVPELSVGWQFASHWLVGMEYRKLPNGLASAPESRWADAFVAWFPNKRMSVVAAYADLGDVALWPEQRGWYLSVQINN; encoded by the coding sequence ATGCTTGCAGCGGCCCAAAGCAAGATATTGGCTACGCCCGGTGCAATGCAGTTGGAAGGCTCGGCGGGTGGCGGTATTGTTCCCTGGGCCGTGATTGGCAGCTACGGCCACGAAGACGAATGGGGTGCTAGTGCGGCACTCACCAAGGTTCAGGTGAATGACCTCTCCATTACCAGCGCCGGCTTTTTGCTGGGCGTTGATAATCGCTGGGAATTCAGTGTGGCATCGCAGCAGCTGCGCTTGGGTGCGGATGCCAACGCAGAACTGGCGGCCGCCACCGCTGGCGCCTGGACCAAACTCACCGTACAGCAAGATATCTTCGGCGTTAAAGCCCGCCTTGCCGGTGATCTGATTTATGGTCAAATGCCGCTAATCGCCGTAGGTCTGCAACACAAGGTAAATCGCGATGCAGAGCTCGCCACACAAGTACTGGGCGCGCATACCAGCCGCGACAATGACTATTACGTGAGTGCCACCAAGCTTTATCTGGACGCGCTTGCCGGTGGCAACCTGCTGGTGAATGCCACCGCCCGCTATACCGCCGCTAATCAGGCTGGCCTGCTCGGCTTTGGCGCCAATGGCAAATTGTCGCCCCGTTGGGTGCCCGAACTGAGCGTGGGCTGGCAATTTGCCAGTCATTGGCTGGTGGGAATGGAATACAGAAAACTCCCCAATGGCCTCGCCTCGGCGCCCGAATCGCGTTGGGCCGACGCGTTTGTTGCCTGGTTCCCGAATAAGCGTATGTCGGTGGTGGCGGCCTATGCGGATTTGGGTGATGTGGCCCTGTGGCCAGAACAGCGTGGATGGTATTTATCGGTACAAATCAATAATTGA